A single region of the Vicia villosa cultivar HV-30 ecotype Madison, WI linkage group LG4, Vvil1.0, whole genome shotgun sequence genome encodes:
- the LOC131597059 gene encoding F-box/kelch-repeat protein At3g23880-like produces MIISTAKLHRENIASLPVTLPAELIAEVLSSLKVKSLVRFKCVNKSWNSLISDPFFVKMHLIKSSQNSYVILSFSSTSSIALLNPFLIRSLLENPSINIINHASKYKLTQRNSQIIGSCNGLICLVRSYYKTELHLWNPAAEFYLWNPATRWLSQKLASFHHFSCWDLDSCFKFSFGYDNLTDKYKLVAFHLNEVRILTFGDIVWRNIQCFPANPYEYNSNHTNAGVYLSNSLNWFALRDNIRPNYYGCKYLSVQQFVIISLDLRIETYTELQLQFPRGFDQVLVVPPIVWVLMECLCFSHYSTGFNFVIWQMKEFGVEESWTKLLKFDYHNILHSDSYEVVSLLPLYVFENEDMLIFSPNLKQLICYNWRENRVVRQATVTDSTFMRLCTANQYVESLVSMY; encoded by the coding sequence ATGATTATCTCTACTGCAAAGCTACATCGTGAAAACATTGCATCGTTGCCGGTAACCTTGCCGGCCGAACTTATAGCCGAGGTTCTATCCTCACTTAAAGTGAAATCACTTGTGAGATTCAAGTGTGTGAATAAGTCATGGAACTCGCTTATCTCCGATCCATTCTTCGTTAAAATGCATCTCATCAAATCTTCACAAAACTCGTACGTGATTCTTTCCTTCTCGAGTACTTCAAGTATTGCCCTACTCAACCCCTTCCTCATACGTAGTTTGCTGGAGAATCCCTCAATCAATATCATCAATCATGCTTCTAAATACAAGCTGACCCAAAGGAACTCTCAAATTATTGGTTCCTGCAATGGATTAATCTGTTTGGTCCGTTCTTATTACAAGACTGAATTACATCTATGGAACCCTGCAGCTGAATTCTACCTATGGAACCCAGCAACCAGGTGGTTGTCTCAAAAACTAGCCTCTTTTCACCATTTTTCCTGCTGGGATCTAGATTCCTGCTTTAAGTTCTCATTTGGTTATGATAATTTAACCGACAAATATAAGTTGGTGGCCTTCCATCTCAATGAAGTTAGAATTCTCACTTTCGGTGATATTGTTTGGAGAAATATTCAATGTTTTCCTGCCAATCCTTATGAGTATAATTCCAACCATACCAATGCTGGTGTCTATTTGAGTAATAGTCTTAACTGGTTTGCCCTTCGTGATAACATCCGACCTAACTATTATGGTTGTAAATATCTTAGTGTTCAACAATTTGTAATTATCTCACTTGATTTGAGAATAGAGACCTACACAGAGCTTCAGCTTCAGTTCCCCCGAGGTTTTGATCAAGTGCTAGTTGTTCCCCCAATTGTTTGGGTGCTGATGGAATGTCTTTGTTTTTCTCACTATTCTACCGGGTTTAATTTTGTTATATGGCAGATGAAAGAATTTGGAGTAGAAGAGTCTTGGACAAAATTGCTTAAATTTGATTATCATAATATACTTCACAGTGATTCCTATGAAGTTGTTAGTTTGTTGCCATTATATGTTTTTGAGAATGAAGATATGCTGATATTCTCTCCCAATCTCAAACAACTAATTTGCTATAATTGGAGAGAAAATAGAGTAGTAAGGCAAGCTACCGTTACAGATAGCACATTCATGCGTTTGTGTACTGCCAATCAatatgttgaaagtttggtttcgATGTATTGA